The sequence ATTGAGGTTGATATCACCGCCAACCGCGCTGATGGACTGAGCCACTGGGGTGTGGCACGCGACTTGTATGCCTGGCTGAAGAGCAATGGCTACGAGACCAAGATGCACCGTCCCGACTGCTCGAAGTTTACTGTTGACAATCACGACCTGCCCATCGAGGTAAAAATTGAGAACACTGAGGCCTGCAAGCGCTATGCCTGCGTAAGCATCAGCGACTGTGAGGTAAAGGAGAGCCCCGACTGGCTGAAGAACAAGCTGAACACCATCGGACTGCGCCCCATCAACAATATCGTGGATATCACCAACTACGTGATGATGGCTTACGGACAGCCTCTGCACACCTTTGATGCCGACATGGTAAAGGGTCATCAGATAGTAGTAAAGACCATGCCCGAGGGCACTCCATTCCAGACACTGGATGGCGAGGAGCACAAGCTGAGCGACCGCGATCTGGCTATCTGCAATGCCGAGGACCCCATGTGTATTGCCGGTGTATTCGGCGGTAAGGGTAGCGGTACTTACGAGACCACCAAGAACGTAGTGCTTGAGAGTGCCTACTTCCACCCAACATGGATCCGTAAGAGCGCACGCCGCCACGGACTGAGCACCGATGCCAGCTTCCGTTTTGAGCGTGGTGTTGATCCCAATGGTACCATCTACGCCCTGCAGCAGGCTGCTATCCTGTGTAAGGAGCTGGCTGGCGGTAAGGTGAGCATGGAGATTGTGGACGTATATCCCGAGAAGATGGAGAACGCCGTAGTAGATCTCTCATATCAGTATGTTCACGGCCTGGTTGGTAAGGAGATTCCTACCGATAAGATCAAGGCTATCTGTGAGAGTCTGGAGATGAAGGTGCTCGAGGAGACTGCCGAGGGCCTGAAGCTGGAGATTCCTGCTTACCGTGTGGACGTTACCCGTCCTTGCGATGTAGTAGAGGATATCCTGCGTATCTACGGATATAATAATGTAGAGATTCCAACCCAGCTGAAGGGAAGCCTCGTGATTAAGGGCGATGAGGACCAGAAGCATAAGCTGGCTAACATCGTAAGCGAGCAGCTGGTAGGCGAGGGATTCAACGAAATCCTGAACAACTCGCTCACCAAGGGTGCTTACTACGAGGGGCATAATGCCTACGCTGCCGAGAACTGCGTAAAGATTATGAATCCACTGAGTACCGACCTGAACGTGATGCGCCAGACACTGCTGTTCGGTGGACTTGAGAGCGTACAGCACAATGTGAACCGCAAGCGTGCTAACCTGCGT is a genomic window of Xylanibacter ruminicola 23 containing:
- the pheT gene encoding phenylalanine--tRNA ligase subunit beta, with translation MNISYKWLKEYVDFDLTAQQVADALTSTGLEVDALEEVQSIKGGLKGLYVGKVLTCEAHPNSDHLHVTTVDLGKGEPSQIVCGAPNVAAGQKVIVADLGCVLYDGDKEFVIKKSKLRGVESNGMICAEDEIGVGTSHDGIIVLPEDAVVGTPAAEYYNLESDWLIEVDITANRADGLSHWGVARDLYAWLKSNGYETKMHRPDCSKFTVDNHDLPIEVKIENTEACKRYACVSISDCEVKESPDWLKNKLNTIGLRPINNIVDITNYVMMAYGQPLHTFDADMVKGHQIVVKTMPEGTPFQTLDGEEHKLSDRDLAICNAEDPMCIAGVFGGKGSGTYETTKNVVLESAYFHPTWIRKSARRHGLSTDASFRFERGVDPNGTIYALQQAAILCKELAGGKVSMEIVDVYPEKMENAVVDLSYQYVHGLVGKEIPTDKIKAICESLEMKVLEETAEGLKLEIPAYRVDVTRPCDVVEDILRIYGYNNVEIPTQLKGSLVIKGDEDQKHKLANIVSEQLVGEGFNEILNNSLTKGAYYEGHNAYAAENCVKIMNPLSTDLNVMRQTLLFGGLESVQHNVNRKRANLRFFEFGNVYTFDPEKANLDDPMQAYKEQYHAALWITGKRVEGSWAHANEESSFYELSAYVENILRRIGVKPGMIVRKKSENDIFSAGLTIENRGGKKLIEMGIITKKLLKQFGLDAPVFYAELNWTALMKVIKKNEVLYTEVPKFPAVSRDLALLVDNSVEFAQIEQIARATEKKLLKKVELFDVYEGDKLPAGKKSYAVNFILQDEEKTMGDKQIEAIMNKLIAQLKKQLNAELR